The Candidatus Defluviibacterium haderslevense DNA window ATGCAGACCAAGTCAATGAATCATTGGACCAATATATTATCAATTCAGGTATGCATTTTTCAAATTGTCGTTTTTTAGGAAAAATTATATTCTTCAAGCAAGAAAAAAACAAAATGATCAGTGGAAAAATAAATGCCACTATAAGTTTTGTCAATTGTGGTTTTGATGCTGAATTCATGGCTAAATCTTTAGATATATCGGGAATACTTTCCTTCCCTTCATGTACTTTTAGTAAATTAGCCAACTTTGAAGACATCAATGCGAATCACGATGTTAATTTTTCAAAATCCATCTTCAATGAAGAAGTGCGTTTCCAAAATGCAGTATTCCAAAGAAGACTCAATATGCTGGGATGTGAATTCACCAAAGTGGCAAGTTTTCAGGGATCTAGTTTTAGAGGGGATGCCCAATTGAGTAATATTAAATTTTTAGAATATTGCGATTTCGGTATCTGTCAATTTCATGAAAATGTGTTTTTTAATTATTCGATTTTTCAGAAAAAAGCTATATTCAATCAATGTGTTTTTAATAATCGGGCAGAATGGAATGATACCAAAATGTATCATGTAGAATTTAAGAATACACAATTTAGAGGCTTAGCATCTTTTGTGAACGCTGCTATATCAGGAAAAGCTATTTGGGATCGTGTTACTTTTTTTACGCAAGCTATTCCTCTGGATCAATGCACCATTCAGAAAGAAAATCTAACGGTAAATGAAGTGGTAACAATATATAAAAATTAATATTGATCAAGCACTAAGTTCAGAACAAATAATCGATAGTTCATCGTATTCAACTACTCTGGTTTGAATACAATGTACAGCGACTAATTTACCTATCACTCTTTTCCATAATATCTACTGTCTTGAATATTTCATTTAGTCCGTGTATTTATAAATAAAAAATACGTAGATCTATGTAGTGATTTTACACAAACCTACTGATTAATATCCCCTCTTCCTCAGTGCATCTTTGTATCATCAAATTTAGAATATCAAATGCAAGATTTTCTAATTTAAATTACAAACATTATTTCATTTATTAAAACTATTTTTTTATGAATCATTTATTAAAATCCATGTTAATATTCACTTTACTTATTACTTCATTACAATCAAAAGCTCAAACTGCTGGAGGTTTTTGGGTTGGAAGTAAAACTACAAAAGGCTTAGTTAATTCCAATGCTACTGCTATCCACAAAATGTGGAAAGATACCTGGGATGCTTATCAAGCGGGTGACAACAAAAAAATGTGGGCGGCTTATACTAATGATGCTGCAGAAATCAGTCCTGATGGCAACATCACTTACGGTAAAAAAGCATTGAAAGCTTCTTGGGAGGCATTTATGAAAATGGCAGATAAAGCACCAAGTTTTACATATGGGGACCCACAGGTTCGCATATTGACCAATGACATTGCCTTGATCGTATGGGACTCTTCAGCCGACATCCAAATGGGTGGTAAACAATTGGGAGGTAAAACAAAAGGCATGGCAGTCGTTCGAAAAATCAAGGGTCAGTGGTTCATTGAATTTGATTCACTGACACCAGTAATCCCTATGCCGGAAACACAAAAGTGATCTCAATTATATGTCTTGTGTTATATCTAATTTTTATAAAATTCATTTTTTATATCATTTATTAAACTATTTTATTATGAACCATTTATTAAAAACATTAGCATTCATATTAATACTCATTTGCTCATCAAATTTACATGCTCAGCCAGGTGGTGGCATTTGGGCTGGAAGTCTTAAAGCCATCTCACAAACCAATACCCATGCTACACCAAAAGCTAGAATTTGGATATTAAATAACAAACAGATCCAAAATGATAACACTAACACAATATTAGCTTTCAGTACATAGGAGTTTTCATCAAATTTTGATAGAACGATTACTGACATTCAACATATTTTGAATAATACATGTGAATCCATTTCAGAAAAATTTGAGAACATGTTTTCATTTCTATTTTGGCGATCAACTCTGTAATTTCAATGAATCCTTTATTTAGTGATCTTGTTTATTCTATGGTAATTGAGCTATTTTTAATTGTTACAATTTGGATAAACACTTATAAAATAAACAAGATTCATTTTATAAGTTGCTTGTTACTTATAGTTCAAATTCTTAGTTGGTTTAAATATTTTTTTAATTAATTATATATATAATATTTATAATCAATTATTTATGTTATATTTTTTAAATATTATATCACTATTTTATATAATTATACAATTATAGTTTACCCCATTTTTCAAATAAAGCCAATAAAAGTCTTTTTTTAGGGTAATTCCAAAAAAATCATTAATTTCGACCTGATGAAATTTATAAATATCATCTAAATACCAAATTTTTTAATATCAAGCTTTAATTAATTAAATGAAATATTTCCTCATTTTATCAATGATTTTTGGGATAAATACAATTCGTACAACAGCCCAAGTCTCCTACACTCTTAAATCACATGTAATAAAAATATATGGAACTTCAACATTACATGATTGGAGTATTACAGCAAATAAGGCTTCTGCAAGCGGAGTTTTTGTACTAGAAGGCATTAAAATTAAAGAAATTAAATCGATGCGTGTAGCTATAGAAGGCCCAGAATTGAAAAGCGATAAGAAAAGTAAAGGAATGGATCAAAAAATTTATGAGGCGCTAAATATCATTAAATGTCCAACCATTACCTACCAATTCAAT harbors:
- a CDS encoding pentapeptide repeat-containing protein, coding for MNSISAKEIIGLINSQKPVNIQNRTIQDDLDFTTISNADQVNESLDQYIINSGMHFSNCRFLGKIIFFKQEKNKMISGKINATISFVNCGFDAEFMAKSLDISGILSFPSCTFSKLANFEDINANHDVNFSKSIFNEEVRFQNAVFQRRLNMLGCEFTKVASFQGSSFRGDAQLSNIKFLEYCDFGICQFHENVFFNYSIFQKKAIFNQCVFNNRAEWNDTKMYHVEFKNTQFRGLASFVNAAISGKAIWDRVTFFTQAIPLDQCTIQKENLTVNEVVTIYKN
- a CDS encoding nuclear transport factor 2 family protein: MNHLLKSMLIFTLLITSLQSKAQTAGGFWVGSKTTKGLVNSNATAIHKMWKDTWDAYQAGDNKKMWAAYTNDAAEISPDGNITYGKKALKASWEAFMKMADKAPSFTYGDPQVRILTNDIALIVWDSSADIQMGGKQLGGKTKGMAVVRKIKGQWFIEFDSLTPVIPMPETQK
- a CDS encoding YceI family protein is translated as MKYFLILSMIFGINTIRTTAQVSYTLKSHVIKIYGTSTLHDWSITANKASASGVFVLEGIKIKEIKSMRVAIEGPELKSDKKSKGMDQKIYEALNIIKCPTITYQFNQIISNTTDQNGNTLNTQGVFNIAGTNKDESLTVHTKINSDATITCTGSKKIKMTDYKIKPPSAMLGAITSGDEVTVTFEMVLQKN